In the genome of Phyllobacterium zundukense, one region contains:
- a CDS encoding MmgE/PrpD family protein — protein MNQNKAVDIELTKYVAEFVVETTFADLSAEVIELGKKSILDGFGLALSGSVAKSGELVRQHLGDLGLADGAATVIGGGRKVAPRFAAFANGVGIHADDYDDTQLAVARDRVYGLLTHPTAPALPAAFAIGELVKSSGQDFMLAYHLGVEVECKIAEAIAPRHYQTGFHATATCGTFAAAAASARLMGFDVATTQRALSIAGSQSAGLRENFGTMTKPFHAGRSSESGVAAAQFASYGWTATPRILEAPRGFFAAAGGGYDQSAIFDKLGAPWTFANPGISIKPHPSGSLTHPGMTEMLRLIKEYGIRAEDVKHVRVGTNSNMPNALIHHRPKDELQAKFSMEFCMAILLLEGRAGLNEFTDAAVEREDVKAMIEKVDFVIDDEAEAAGYHLMTTLIDIELKDGRKISGRADFGKGSPAFPMSYDEVAGKFRENAEFAGMSRSKADEIVELVRGLENLSTLDDLSTRLISVA, from the coding sequence ATGAATCAGAACAAGGCAGTCGATATCGAGCTGACGAAATATGTGGCCGAATTCGTGGTCGAAACAACGTTTGCTGATCTTTCAGCGGAAGTTATCGAACTAGGCAAGAAATCGATACTCGATGGCTTCGGCCTTGCCCTTTCGGGTTCTGTTGCCAAGAGCGGCGAACTGGTTCGCCAGCATCTTGGAGATCTTGGTCTTGCCGATGGTGCCGCGACCGTCATCGGCGGCGGTCGCAAGGTAGCGCCTCGGTTTGCCGCATTTGCCAACGGCGTCGGTATCCACGCGGATGACTATGACGACACACAATTGGCCGTCGCCAGAGACCGCGTCTATGGTCTGCTCACACATCCGACGGCGCCAGCTTTGCCCGCTGCCTTTGCGATTGGCGAACTTGTCAAGTCTTCCGGCCAGGACTTCATGCTGGCATATCACCTTGGCGTCGAGGTCGAGTGCAAGATCGCCGAAGCAATCGCGCCGCGTCACTACCAGACCGGCTTTCACGCAACAGCTACATGTGGAACATTTGCCGCCGCCGCAGCGAGCGCCAGACTGATGGGCTTCGATGTCGCGACCACGCAGCGTGCGCTGTCGATTGCGGGTAGCCAGTCCGCAGGTTTGCGCGAGAATTTCGGCACGATGACAAAACCATTCCATGCCGGGCGATCCTCGGAAAGCGGCGTAGCGGCGGCACAGTTCGCGTCCTATGGCTGGACCGCCACACCTCGGATACTCGAGGCACCGCGCGGGTTCTTTGCCGCAGCCGGCGGCGGCTATGATCAGAGCGCCATCTTCGACAAGTTGGGCGCCCCCTGGACTTTCGCCAATCCTGGCATCTCCATCAAACCGCATCCGTCGGGCTCCCTCACCCATCCCGGAATGACCGAAATGCTGCGATTGATAAAAGAGTATGGCATCCGCGCCGAGGACGTGAAGCATGTACGCGTCGGCACCAACTCCAATATGCCGAATGCCTTGATCCATCATCGTCCCAAGGATGAACTCCAAGCGAAATTCTCCATGGAATTCTGCATGGCGATCCTGCTGCTCGAAGGCCGCGCCGGCCTCAATGAGTTCACAGATGCTGCGGTCGAACGCGAGGACGTCAAGGCGATGATCGAGAAGGTGGATTTCGTTATAGACGACGAGGCCGAAGCGGCGGGTTATCATCTCATGACAACGCTGATCGATATCGAACTCAAGGATGGCCGCAAGATTTCCGGACGCGCCGATTTTGGCAAGGGCAGCCCGGCATTTCCCATGAGCTATGACGAGGTAGCAGGCAAGTTCCGTGAGAACGCCGAGTTCGCAGGGATGTCCCGCAGCAAGGCGGATGAGATAGTCGAACTGGTGCGCGGCCTGGAAAACCTTAGCACTCTGGACGATCTGTCAACGCGTCTTATCTCTGTCGCCTGA
- a CDS encoding AbrB family transcriptional regulator, with product MPDSGTLGGGPRVFDRTLARMGLALLIGIAGAVVARSISMPLPYLLGPLLACGSASIMGAPLAALPYGRELGQVAVGLAIGLRFVPVVVIAIVKLLPLMLLATVLTIVATMIAALLLQRLAGTDRKTAFFATAAAGLAEMAVVAHQKNADSDTVAVVHLIRVTSIVTIVPFLVTIFGEDGGIHLTPIPFRGEATPLIALFVVGAAAAFLVRRFKLPNTWLLVPAAIGALVSGFGFGPFAVPSIVLTVAQVVIGVWLGCRFRRSLLGRLWRVTSSALVTTAFLLAVAMGIALALSAATGLSFVTSLLAVAPAGVTEMALTATGMHLDATTVTAFQITRIAVVMTTILFTFRIFETFSRRLDASSD from the coding sequence ATGCCAGACTCGGGAACATTGGGTGGCGGTCCGCGTGTCTTCGACCGCACCCTCGCGAGGATGGGTCTGGCATTGCTGATCGGCATCGCAGGGGCTGTGGTTGCTAGAAGCATCTCGATGCCGCTACCGTATCTTCTGGGGCCACTTCTGGCGTGCGGCAGCGCCTCCATCATGGGTGCTCCGCTCGCTGCATTGCCTTATGGCCGGGAGCTTGGCCAGGTGGCGGTCGGCTTGGCTATCGGCTTGCGCTTTGTTCCGGTGGTGGTGATTGCAATCGTAAAACTGTTGCCGCTCATGTTGCTTGCGACCGTCTTGACGATCGTTGCGACAATGATTGCCGCGTTGCTATTGCAGAGGCTTGCCGGAACGGATCGCAAGACCGCTTTCTTCGCTACGGCCGCTGCCGGCCTTGCGGAAATGGCCGTCGTCGCCCATCAGAAGAACGCGGATAGCGATACTGTCGCGGTGGTTCATCTGATCCGCGTTACGTCGATCGTAACGATCGTTCCGTTCCTGGTAACGATCTTCGGCGAGGATGGCGGCATCCATCTCACACCAATACCGTTTCGGGGCGAAGCAACACCGCTCATCGCCCTGTTCGTCGTGGGAGCTGCCGCTGCATTTCTGGTGCGGCGATTCAAACTGCCCAATACATGGCTGCTGGTTCCGGCGGCGATAGGTGCCCTCGTTTCCGGCTTCGGCTTTGGACCGTTTGCGGTTCCGTCCATTGTCCTGACGGTGGCGCAAGTCGTCATCGGGGTCTGGCTCGGTTGCCGCTTCAGGCGATCGCTCCTCGGCAGGCTGTGGCGTGTGACGTCTTCGGCACTCGTGACCACGGCGTTCCTGCTCGCCGTTGCCATGGGAATAGCCTTGGCGCTCTCGGCGGCGACCGGTCTTTCCTTCGTCACGAGCCTGCTCGCCGTAGCGCCAGCCGGGGTCACCGAAATGGCGCTCACCGCTACGGGGATGCATCTTGATGCAACAACCGTGACCGCTTTCCAGATCACCCGGATTGCTGTGGTGATGACGACAATCCTCTTCACGTTTCGGATATTTGAAACCTTTTCGCGTCGCCTCGACGCATCCTCTGATTGA